One Dictyostelium discoideum AX4 chromosome 3 chromosome, whole genome shotgun sequence genomic region harbors:
- the hspM gene encoding heat shock protein Hsp20 domain-containing protein, with protein sequence MFVLNFELAGVNKNDIKIEIKDSLLCIQGEKYKSMNNNNKNNLQINNDDKPMIEEEDDDSSSSSNNNNNNNNNNNNNNNNNNNNNNNNNSNNNNNKSSKTNDKKFISERSFGHFEKYLDLSPVFYQLDLSTINAQFEDGLLTITVRKTNLSNNIKIQIN encoded by the coding sequence ATGTTTGTattgaattttgaattaGCAGGTGTCAATAagaatgatattaaaattgaaatcaaaGATTCATTATTATGTATTCAAggtgaaaaatataaatcaatgaacaacaacaacaaaaataacttacaaattaataatgatgataaaccAATGatagaagaagaagatgatgattcatcatcatcttctaataataataataataataataataataataataataataataataataataataataataataataataataatagtaataataataataataaatcatcaaaaacaaatgataaaaagtttatttcaGAAAGATCTTTTGGCCactttgaaaaatatttagatttatcaccagtattttatcaattagaTTTAAGTACAATTAATGCTCAATTCGAGGATGGTCTATTAACAATTACTGTAAGAAAAACTAAcctttcaaataatattaaaatccaaataaattaa
- the Dd5P1 gene encoding inositol 5-phosphatase produces the protein MVLRGRAGSMTPQVNFNKLSGSGNIEERNNNQSSSQSQSSPSPSQSPSLQQNQLNSSNGMNNKVKNLLDLENYYKSIKKNITENQFEFSIKKKEKNRTLLVNLKDKSLTIFKLSKRGNKKNIKKYLISEIEKITKDKKDNKELIVFRRSKKKEMKLYFLNTERRECFYELIWMTWNNKIMPPTPLSGEEDVEEKAQYEKISIFISTWNMGDAPPPINEGLLNSWIPKSKPYDLYVIGVQECEYTPLKSKHKQTQLNQPQQQPQPQPQQAQAQQQPQQQNQSQQQYSECQEDWFGTLSEHLGHDYYKVESTSLVKMRIIIFAKKQHYYKINYIEKASIGTGIGNMYGNKGGTCISLSWWETSFCFMSSHFAAHQEKIEQRNSNYKDIIKGIKIGNKELDILNQYNYVFWMGDLNYRIGGGLFREEVLMHIKSKNIRKLLQHDQLNQQRNQEKVFIGFKEEPVGFLPTYKTLRGVENQYTEEKQRIPSWCDRILHKKLPYSHDIICLEYNSANRITTSDHVPVYGVYESYVRMPCSPNSSSCSNVKKQICQILFNDLRAECLDMVDNEERAPDAYIVFNSSAFIATEITTPHAYKNRNPIWGDLPPITPIIERQNFLETQHLFLTFYHDDKSIGHAAVPLGIGFQKEPFAFKTRITRNGLPAGTLFGSIHIVYQQISDSKLKISPNLLGKSTPDTFKFYQQSLPLPIPQINNNNNNNNNNNNNNNNNNNNNNTSVGGSGSSANNSTPPLPPKNYLNNNNNSNNNNSSNNNNNNNNNNIGYTNNANINNNGSAVSEPNSNTSTPILTPIKNYQQPQPSLQSQQLPPQPTTTTTTTTTTTTTTTTTTQTIKPLPNNQPVQLREYLSRGLSTASIELDDLTMNDNAIIQSQSSISTSSVTTINDNNNNNNNTSNNTSNNSNNADGVDDNIRPPLERQSSQLRRSV, from the exons atGGTATTAAGAGGTAGAGCAGGTTCAATGACACCTCAagtcaattttaataaattaagtggtagtggtaatattgaagaaagaaataataatcaatcatcatcacaatcacaatcatcaccatcaccatcacaatcaccatcactacaacaaaatcaattaaatagtagtaatggaatgaataataaagttaaaaatttacTTGATttggaaaattattataaatctataaaaaagaatattacagagaatcaatttgaattttcaattaaaaaaaaagaaaaaaataggACATTATTagttaatttaaaagataaaagtttgacaatttttaaattatcaaaacgtgggaataaaaaaaatataaagaaatatttaatttctgaaattgaaaaa attacaaaagataaaaaagataataaagaattaatagtttttagaaggagtaaaaaaaaagaaatgaaattatattttttaaatacagAAAGAAGAGAATGTTTTTATGAATTAATATGGATGACAtggaataataaaattatgcCACCAACACCATTAAGTGGCGAAGAAGATGTTGAGGAAAAAGCTCAATATGAAAAGATTAGTATATTTATTTCAACCTGGAATATGGGTGATGCGCCACCACCAATTAATGAAGGTTTATTAAATAGTTGGataccaaaatcaaaaccatATGATTTATATGTTATTGGTGTTCAAGAATGTGAATATACtccattaaaatcaaaacataAACAAACccaattaaatcaaccacaacaacaacctcaaccaCAACCCCAACAGGCAcaagcacaacaacaaccacaacaacaaaatcaatcacaacaacaatattcaGAATGTCAAGAAGATTGGTTTGGTACATTATCAGAACATTTAGGACATGATTATTATAAAGTTGAAAGTACATCATTAGTTAAAATgagaattattatatttgcAAAGAAACAACATTATTATAAGATTAATTATATTGAGAAAGCATCAATTGGTACAGGTATTGGTAATATGTATGGTAATAAAGGTGGAACATGTATATCATTGTCATGGTGGGAAAcatcattttgttttatgTCTTCACATTTTGCAGCACATCAAGAAAAGATTGAAcaaagaaattcaaattataaagatATCATCAAAGGcattaaaattggtaataaGGAATTGGacattttaaatcaatataattATGTATTTTGGATGGGTGATTTAAACTATCGTATTGGTGGTGGCTTATTTAGAGAGGAGGTGCTAATGCATATAAAGAGTAAAAACATTAGAAAACTATTACAACACgatcaattgaatcaacaAAGAAATCAAGAGAAAGTTTTCATAGGCTTTAAAGAAGAGCCAGTCGGATTCCTCCCAACTTATAAAACCCTCAGAGGAGTGGAGAATCAATACACCGAGGAGAAGCAACGTATACCCAGTTGGTGTGATCGTATTCTCCATAAGAAGCTACCCTACTCTCATGATATCATTTGCTTGGAATACAACTCTGCCAATAGGATCACTACTAGTGATCATGTGCCAGTGTATGGGGTCTATGAATCGTACGTTAGAATGCCCTGTTCGCCCAATAGTAGCAGTTGCTCCAATGTTAAGAAACAAATTTGTCAAATCCTATTCAACGATTTACGTGCAGAGTGTTTGGATATGGTTGACAATGAGGAGAGGGCACCCGATGCCTATATCGTTTTCAATTCCTCTGCTTTCATAGCCACCGAAATCACTACCCCTCATGCCTACAAAAATAGAAATCCAATTTGGGGCGATTTACCACCAATCACTCCAATCATTGAAAGACAAAACTTTTTAGAAACTCAACATCTCTTTCTTACATTTTATCACGATGATAAATCCATTGGTCATGCTGCAGTTCCTCTGGGTATTGGCTTTCAAAAGGAACCTTTTGCTTTTAAAACTAGAATCACTAGAAATGGTTTACCAGCTGGTACCCTATTTGGTTCAATTCATATTGTTTATCAACAAATTTctgattcaaaattaaaaatctcTCCAAATCTATTAGGTAAATCAACTCCTgatacttttaaattttatcaacaatCATTACCTTTACCAATAccacaaattaataataataataataataataataataataataataataataataataataataataataataatactagtGTTGGCGGTAGTGGCAGTAGTGCTAATAATTCAACtccaccattaccaccaaaaaattatttaaataataataataattcaaataataacaattcaagtaataataataataataataataataataatattggttaTACTAATAATgccaatattaataataatggttctGCAGTATCTgaaccaaattcaaatactTCAACACCAATACTAAccccaattaaaaattaccaaCAACCTCAACCATCTCTACAATCTCAACAattaccaccacaaccaactacaacaactacaacaactaccacgactacaactacaacaacgaCCACTACTCAAACAATTAAaccattaccaaataatCAACCAGTTCAACTTAGAGAATATCTTTCTCGTGGTTTATCAACTGCAAGTATAGAGTTGGATGATTTGACAATGAATGATAATGCTATCATTCAATCGcaatcatcaatttcaacttCATCTGTAACAACAATtaacgataata